From the genome of Candidatus Roizmanbacteria bacterium, one region includes:
- a CDS encoding ribonuclease H-like YkuK family protein, protein MYYYSPTHGKVDLATLREIVSRYMSEGSKENYQIIVGTDSQKIKSGNGYDFVSALVVHRLGRGGIYFWRRELYEKTVNLKERMYREALMSLEVSEGFVELLRSNGVSRFNIQIHIDIGKNGKTKDLIQEITGMIRSSGYDVKIKPDSFGASKVADRHT, encoded by the coding sequence ATGTACTACTATAGTCCTACACACGGAAAAGTAGACTTAGCAACCCTACGTGAAATCGTCTCTCGTTATATGTCTGAGGGCTCGAAAGAAAACTACCAAATCATTGTTGGTACAGACTCGCAAAAAATTAAATCAGGGAATGGCTATGACTTCGTCTCTGCATTAGTCGTCCACCGATTGGGACGTGGAGGAATATATTTTTGGAGAAGAGAACTTTATGAAAAAACAGTAAATTTGAAGGAACGTATGTATCGTGAGGCGCTTATGTCGCTTGAGGTGTCGGAGGGATTCGTCGAGCTTCTACGTAGTAACGGGGTATCTCGTTTCAACATTCAGATTCATATCGACATTGGAAAGAATGGAAAAACAAAGGACCTAATCCAAGAGATTACAGGAATGATTCGCTCAAGCGGATACGATGTTAAAATTAAGCCAGACTCATTTGGCGCAAGCAAAGTTGCCGACCGCCACACATAA
- a CDS encoding GNAT family N-acetyltransferase, giving the protein MEGEIKIENKFKGSVRPLMATDIPHLRPILESWLRFPTMTGELLTEEVRDTIEEIQKSLTHENNKQFFVAQSSDGAVVGMMGIQPLSWVMRPFAQTVHPAEIINAYVHFEERQGKGVGRALVKTIEDESKKQGFDELLLNSGPRYKETGWPFWQKTYGEPVGIIKNHYGPTRDAPVWRKVL; this is encoded by the coding sequence ATGGAAGGAGAAATAAAAATAGAAAATAAATTTAAGGGCAGTGTCCGACCTCTCATGGCTACGGACATCCCACACCTCAGACCAATTTTAGAATCGTGGCTCCGATTTCCAACTATGACCGGAGAACTTTTAACTGAGGAGGTACGAGATACAATTGAGGAGATTCAAAAAAGCTTGACGCATGAGAATAATAAGCAATTTTTTGTTGCCCAATCTTCTGATGGAGCCGTTGTTGGAATGATGGGGATTCAGCCACTCAGTTGGGTCATGAGACCTTTTGCGCAAACTGTCCATCCTGCAGAAATTATTAATGCATACGTTCATTTTGAAGAACGCCAAGGAAAGGGAGTTGGAAGAGCTTTGGTTAAAACAATTGAAGACGAATCAAAAAAGCAGGGATTTGATGAACTCTTACTCAATAGTGGCCCACGATATAAAGAAACTGGCTGGCCATTTTGGCAGAAAACTTATGGCGAGCCTGTCGGAATAATCAAAAATCATTACGGTCCAACTCGAGATGCTCCTGTTTGGAGAAAAGTACTTTGA
- a CDS encoding ABC transporter permease: MERSFRNLILSSMMYFVFLLKTALFNFSRNKGRTFLTSLGILIGVMSVVLLTAAGLGLKKYIQQQFESFGSNTLRIVPGTVIRNGQFRTGGSSVGAIRFDEKDFNNLKRLKVVEDIAPIFTTSSEVIYGKNKEFGDLYATNEDIFPVLNLELQYGELFTKPDVLKRSKVVDIGPKLAEKLFGKAENAVGNTIKIQGTSFKVIGVLKSKGGGFGGPDLDSFVYLPYRSAYIFNPDKKFLVFAIKFKTGTSIDSIKGDIKEVLLRRYKEDDFSVFEPTQILDALNQIFGTLNIALVAIAAISLVVGGIGIMNIMYVTVTEKTKEIGVRRALGARKNDILFQFLVESVILSLFGGLMGLALSYLIIFAVQSFFPAYVDGQTVALALGISSAIGVIFGVFPAKGAADLSPIDAIRSE; the protein is encoded by the coding sequence ATGGAAAGATCGTTTAGAAATTTGATTTTAAGTTCTATGATGTATTTCGTATTCCTTTTAAAAACGGCACTTTTCAACTTCTCTAGGAATAAAGGGAGGACCTTCCTCACATCTCTTGGTATCTTAATTGGGGTTATGTCGGTAGTTCTATTAACTGCAGCAGGTCTTGGACTAAAAAAATACATTCAGCAGCAGTTTGAGAGTTTTGGGTCAAACACTTTAAGAATAGTTCCTGGAACTGTAATTCGAAACGGACAGTTTCGAACTGGAGGGTCTTCGGTTGGAGCCATTCGATTCGATGAAAAAGACTTTAATAATCTTAAACGTCTTAAAGTCGTTGAAGATATTGCCCCTATTTTCACTACAAGTAGTGAGGTAATCTACGGGAAGAATAAAGAGTTTGGAGACCTCTATGCAACCAACGAAGATATTTTTCCCGTACTAAATCTGGAGCTCCAGTATGGTGAGCTGTTTACTAAACCCGATGTCCTGAAACGATCGAAGGTGGTAGACATTGGTCCCAAACTTGCAGAAAAGCTTTTCGGCAAGGCAGAGAATGCAGTTGGCAATACAATAAAAATTCAAGGAACTTCGTTCAAGGTTATTGGGGTTCTCAAGTCAAAAGGTGGAGGATTTGGGGGTCCTGATCTTGACTCATTCGTTTATCTTCCCTATAGGAGCGCCTATATCTTCAATCCCGATAAGAAATTTCTTGTTTTCGCAATTAAGTTTAAGACGGGTACGAGCATAGACAGTATTAAAGGGGATATTAAAGAAGTTCTTCTTCGTCGCTACAAAGAAGATGATTTTTCCGTCTTTGAGCCTACCCAAATTTTAGATGCTTTGAATCAAATTTTTGGTACCTTGAACATTGCGCTGGTCGCAATTGCTGCCATTTCTTTGGTGGTTGGTGGGATAGGAATCATGAATATCATGTATGTAACCGTTACAGAGAAGACGAAGGAGATTGGGGTCCGCCGAGCTCTCGGAGCACGGAAAAATGACATTCTATTTCAGTTTTTGGTCGAGTCAGTAATATTGTCGTTGTTTGGAGGACTAATGGGACTCGCCCTCTCCTACCTTATCATTTTTGCAGTCCAGAGCTTCTTTCCCGCCTATGTTGACGGGCAAACTGTAGCGTTGGCTCTTGGAATTTCATCGGCTATCGGAGTAATCTTCGGCGTATTCCCTGCAAAAGGAGCGGCTGATTTATCACCAATAGACGCGATTCGAAGCGAGTAA
- a CDS encoding ABC transporter ATP-binding protein: MIKIENVTKEYKLDEEVVFTALSNISVQIKDGEFCSIIGPSGSGKSTLMHIIGLLDKPSTGKVSINGQDISKLDDDEISTLRNEYVGFVFQQFNLINKLTVLENVMLPSIYARKKLTYKAEEKAMYLLERFGIKEKAKSYPNKISGGQQQRVAIARALIMQPSLILADEPTGNLDTKTGDEIMKLLKELNKEDKITIVIVTHEPDIAAKTKRQIRIVDGKIV; encoded by the coding sequence ATGATTAAAATAGAGAATGTTACAAAAGAGTATAAGCTCGATGAGGAGGTTGTCTTCACCGCACTAAGTAATATTTCTGTCCAGATAAAAGATGGCGAGTTTTGCTCAATAATCGGCCCCTCCGGTAGTGGAAAGTCAACGCTCATGCACATTATCGGGCTTTTAGACAAACCATCGACAGGAAAAGTTTCAATAAATGGACAAGATATTTCTAAGCTCGATGATGATGAGATCTCAACCCTTCGTAATGAGTATGTAGGATTCGTATTTCAACAGTTTAATCTCATCAATAAACTTACCGTTCTTGAAAACGTAATGCTTCCATCAATCTATGCAAGAAAGAAATTGACATATAAAGCCGAGGAGAAGGCTATGTATTTACTCGAGAGATTTGGAATTAAGGAAAAAGCAAAGTCGTATCCTAATAAAATATCTGGAGGACAGCAGCAACGCGTAGCTATTGCTCGAGCGCTCATTATGCAACCAAGTCTTATTTTGGCAGATGAGCCAACCGGCAATCTCGATACTAAGACAGGTGACGAAATTATGAAACTCCTAAAAGAATTAAATAAGGAAGACAAGATAACGATTGTGATAGTCACTCACGAACCGGACATTGCAGCAAAAACGAAACGACAGATAAGAATAGTTGATGGAAAGATCGTTTAG
- a CDS encoding HlyD family efflux transporter periplasmic adaptor subunit, with product MQFDLNSSVLDVELSDISLRYSTLVSPIAGVVTSVGTKQAGVNITPTQAEFVIVNPETLYFSGAVDQTDVVKMYEGMKGQISYDSFPDETTSATIQSIAFTPKSDETGTVYEVKISTSPDSSDSAQLKYRLGMTGDVEFITKKMVGVIGVPTTFIKSESGKKYVMKKVGEKKVKTTVEVGEEIDTATVILNGLQEGDVVYD from the coding sequence GTGCAGTTCGATCTTAATAGCTCAGTTCTAGATGTTGAACTGTCGGACATCTCCCTTCGTTATTCAACTCTGGTTTCGCCTATCGCTGGTGTTGTTACTTCGGTTGGCACCAAGCAGGCTGGTGTTAATATAACCCCTACGCAAGCCGAGTTCGTAATTGTAAACCCAGAAACTCTTTATTTCTCAGGAGCTGTGGATCAAACTGATGTTGTGAAAATGTACGAAGGAATGAAGGGTCAAATTAGTTACGATTCTTTTCCAGACGAGACCACATCAGCTACCATACAGTCCATTGCGTTTACTCCTAAATCAGATGAAACAGGAACGGTATATGAAGTTAAGATTAGCACCTCTCCCGATAGTTCTGATAGCGCTCAACTGAAATATCGTTTAGGGATGACGGGAGACGTTGAGTTCATCACTAAGAAGATGGTTGGTGTTATTGGCGTACCAACAACCTTTATTAAATCAGAAAGTGGCAAGAAATATGTAATGAAAAAAGTTGGAGAAAAGAAAGTAAAAACAACGGTGGAGGTCGGTGAAGAAATAGACACGGCAACGGTGATACTAAATGGATTACAAGAAGGTGATGTTGTCTATGATTAA
- a CDS encoding biotin/lipoyl-binding protein — translation MGKKSTVVELTYKVKRQTLSESLTFSGSVDAQEKATLRFQTSGRLAWVGVTEGDVVKKYQSIASLDQRQLKKQLEKELITYDKQRLTFDNTAMDTDEHALSPDKYLRQDTIDAYKKCSSILIAQF, via the coding sequence GTGGGTAAAAAAAGTACCGTTGTGGAGTTGACCTATAAAGTAAAACGACAGACACTAAGCGAGTCATTGACATTTTCGGGATCAGTAGATGCTCAGGAGAAGGCAACTCTTCGCTTCCAGACATCTGGTCGTCTCGCATGGGTAGGGGTAACAGAAGGTGATGTGGTAAAAAAGTATCAATCAATAGCATCGCTGGATCAGAGACAGTTAAAGAAACAACTAGAGAAAGAACTTATTACCTATGATAAACAAAGGCTTACATTTGACAACACGGCAATGGATACCGATGAGCATGCACTATCTCCAGATAAATATCTGAGACAGGACACGATCGATGCATATAAAAAGTGCAGTTCGATCTTAATAGCTCAGTTCTAG
- a CDS encoding glycosyltransferase family 39 protein yields MMKRLSALFGGKLWMIAVLILVAIGAFLRLHLIYETATFLGDQGRDAIVMRNIATLRDLPALGPITSVGSIYLGPLYYYMMAPWLWLSIFNPIGPAVGIALITSAALFLQYIAVKEMVNKQTALLSVAFATFSWVLVEYSRFSWNPNLLPQTTLFVAYTLYKIVKTKKLRYFILHGILLSLAIQLHYLAVFLLPVTIVVLLFNDINDLPAGKQERKDPLLLHIGNSLTLGASFVLPLAPFLLFEVIHSFPNFRSILHFSSTNSGSSNTPFNNELFTSLQNTVQFATQYNFTGWWVIFIGLLLFVVFIYTLKKGEKISYLVGSLLVMIIGVSFYRGPKYAHYVGGTYLLLYVTASYLLVKLGRFNAYLGGLLIALTLGVFLNLNVQKYYFLREKDHQNQIDKAYQIALTIISMKPTETFTLTSSPDAYADYPYRYFLDVLNKKPISKEADSYSPSNSLFVVCEAQCNPMSDPQWAIAHFNPKKIEATKTISAYPWLKVYKLTR; encoded by the coding sequence ATGATGAAGAGGTTGTCAGCTCTATTTGGTGGAAAACTATGGATGATTGCGGTACTTATTTTAGTAGCTATCGGGGCCTTCTTGAGATTACACCTCATCTATGAAACAGCGACCTTTTTGGGAGATCAGGGAAGAGATGCAATTGTTATGCGCAACATCGCAACCTTGAGAGATCTTCCTGCTCTTGGACCCATCACCTCAGTCGGAAGTATCTATCTTGGTCCTCTTTACTACTACATGATGGCTCCTTGGCTCTGGCTCTCCATCTTTAATCCGATCGGCCCCGCGGTTGGTATTGCGCTCATTACATCAGCTGCACTTTTCCTCCAATACATAGCAGTCAAAGAAATGGTGAATAAACAAACCGCCTTACTCTCAGTCGCATTTGCAACTTTTTCATGGGTTTTGGTCGAGTATTCACGTTTCTCATGGAATCCGAATCTACTACCTCAAACAACTCTTTTTGTAGCATACACCCTCTATAAGATTGTGAAGACTAAAAAACTTAGATACTTTATTCTTCATGGAATTTTACTATCTCTCGCTATTCAACTTCACTATTTGGCAGTCTTCTTACTTCCGGTCACTATAGTGGTCCTATTGTTTAATGACATCAATGACCTGCCTGCCGGCAAGCAGGAAAGAAAAGATCCTCTCCTCCTTCATATCGGTAATTCACTCACCCTTGGTGCGTCGTTCGTTCTCCCCCTTGCTCCATTCCTTCTCTTTGAGGTGATACATTCATTTCCCAATTTCAGAAGCATTCTTCATTTCTCATCCACCAACTCTGGATCAAGCAACACCCCATTTAATAACGAACTCTTTACGTCCCTTCAGAACACAGTTCAGTTTGCGACACAGTATAACTTCACGGGTTGGTGGGTAATATTCATAGGATTATTACTATTCGTCGTATTTATATATACATTGAAAAAAGGAGAAAAAATTTCGTATCTGGTTGGATCACTCCTCGTAATGATTATTGGAGTATCCTTTTACCGAGGGCCAAAATATGCTCACTACGTCGGAGGAACATATCTTTTGCTATATGTCACCGCGAGCTATCTCCTTGTTAAACTCGGTAGATTCAATGCTTATCTTGGCGGACTGTTGATTGCCCTTACCTTAGGAGTCTTTCTCAATCTCAACGTTCAGAAGTACTACTTCCTACGCGAGAAGGACCACCAAAATCAGATCGATAAAGCTTACCAAATCGCACTCACAATCATCTCGATGAAACCCACCGAGACCTTCACACTCACCTCGTCCCCAGACGCTTATGCCGACTATCCGTATCGTTACTTTCTTGATGTCCTAAACAAAAAACCTATCTCAAAAGAAGCGGACTCGTACTCACCTTCAAATAGTTTATTTGTTGTATGCGAGGCTCAGTGCAACCCAATGAGTGATCCTCAGTGGGCAATTGCACATTTCAATCCTAAAAAAATTGAGGCAACAAAGACTATTTCCGCCTACCCTTGGCTCAAGGTTTATAAACTGACCCGTTAG
- a CDS encoding glycosyltransferase, producing MHVTLIIPCYNEEKNIQKGVLDRIANYVQDHKHFTEVVIVDDGSTDSTKEIIKKEYLPKFKFFRLVENNHEGKARAVIEGIRQSKEPFVMFTDIDLATPLEESEKLIAQAEKGFDIVIGSRNSTREGAPILRKVMAVGFIVIRNLALGLHKIRDTQCGFKLFNRDVALAIIDCIRLFDRQKTVTGSSVSAAFDLEFLFLASKMKKRIMEVPVIWRHVETKNVTFFHDVLETLRGIAVIMYHNVRGDYNN from the coding sequence ATGCACGTAACCCTTATTATTCCTTGCTATAACGAGGAGAAAAATATTCAAAAAGGAGTGTTAGATAGAATAGCAAACTATGTTCAAGATCATAAGCACTTCACGGAGGTTGTTATAGTTGATGACGGATCAACGGACTCAACCAAGGAAATTATCAAAAAAGAATATCTCCCCAAATTTAAGTTCTTCAGGTTGGTTGAAAATAATCATGAGGGAAAAGCGCGCGCTGTGATAGAAGGAATTAGACAATCTAAGGAACCGTTTGTAATGTTCACTGATATTGACCTCGCAACTCCGCTTGAAGAGTCTGAAAAACTCATAGCGCAGGCGGAAAAAGGATTCGATATTGTGATAGGATCACGTAACTCAACTCGCGAAGGTGCTCCGATTCTTCGCAAGGTAATGGCGGTAGGATTTATCGTAATTCGCAACCTCGCCCTCGGTCTTCACAAAATCCGAGACACCCAGTGTGGCTTTAAGCTCTTCAACCGGGATGTGGCACTAGCAATTATTGATTGCATTAGACTATTCGACAGACAGAAAACGGTTACGGGCTCCTCGGTATCAGCAGCATTCGATCTCGAGTTTCTCTTTCTAGCGTCTAAAATGAAAAAAAGAATTATGGAGGTCCCGGTGATATGGCGTCATGTTGAGACAAAAAATGTTACCTTCTTCCACGACGTTTTAGAAACGCTTCGAGGAATTGCAGTCATTATGTACCATAACGTAAGAGGAGACTATAACAATTAG
- a CDS encoding glycosyltransferase family 39 protein has translation MTFRLGRDLLLDWDECIYAGYAISMKMGSSALHNTWNTLGLFEKSPFYSWILQLPLLFQKTEFNLRLPTVLASLTLLGSIYVFCQTYFSKRIAVISTLLMLTFESYVIYSTKVSTDVLFSLFIFSGFWTWVSSANGKGKRSKLLVWMSGVFFAFALMVKGLGVAPYMGTLFLSILLQPKKNRFFDFFKMLTSFIVIGLPWHLLMYLTHQKEFIQMYLVDNFYKRSTFPVEFHRERIWFYLDLLYKESFPWIFALFIAPLSVILNAVKDLAKRTKKGSGFLAFTLPTGR, from the coding sequence TTGACCTTTAGGCTTGGTCGTGATTTGTTACTGGACTGGGACGAATGTATTTATGCAGGCTATGCAATCAGCATGAAGATGGGTAGTTCGGCGCTTCATAATACGTGGAATACATTAGGTCTGTTTGAAAAATCTCCGTTTTATTCATGGATCTTGCAGCTGCCACTACTTTTTCAGAAAACTGAATTTAATCTTCGACTTCCAACAGTTCTCGCAAGTTTAACGCTTCTTGGATCGATCTACGTTTTTTGTCAGACCTATTTCTCAAAGAGAATAGCGGTAATCTCGACGCTTCTCATGCTCACATTCGAATCGTATGTCATTTATTCTACAAAGGTCTCAACCGACGTCCTCTTTTCACTGTTTATATTTTCTGGTTTTTGGACCTGGGTATCGTCTGCAAATGGTAAAGGAAAAAGGTCGAAATTACTCGTATGGATGAGCGGAGTTTTTTTTGCGTTTGCGCTGATGGTCAAGGGATTAGGTGTTGCTCCTTATATGGGAACACTGTTCCTTTCAATTTTACTCCAACCAAAGAAAAATCGATTCTTCGATTTTTTCAAAATGCTCACCTCATTTATTGTGATTGGACTCCCATGGCATCTTCTGATGTACCTCACGCATCAAAAGGAATTTATACAGATGTATTTAGTCGATAATTTTTATAAACGTTCAACCTTTCCTGTAGAGTTTCACCGAGAGCGAATTTGGTTTTATCTTGACCTTCTTTACAAGGAATCATTTCCGTGGATCTTTGCACTATTCATAGCGCCTTTATCGGTCATCCTGAATGCAGTGAAGGATCTAGCAAAGCGAACCAAGAAAGGATCTGGATTTCTTGCATTCACCCTGCCTACCGGCAGATAG